In Terriglobus sp. TAA 43, a single window of DNA contains:
- a CDS encoding ABC transporter permease — protein sequence MKRHTQEIAIAAANVLLLLLLAFTVQGFFTGENLADLFLANMPVMLIALGMTAVIVTAQIDISIGSIFALCSIVAGITAKAGAPAPVFLLAAILTGAACGALNGALTAWVRIPSIVVTLGTMVALRDGLRWATQGAWVGGLPASFVRFGLASHTYTASVFILTALMTAGFAWALRNLRVGRAIFATGSNAAAAQQMGLNTQRVVFGVFVLTGALTGLAATLNAVRFQQVPSNSGLGMELKVIAAVAVGGAAITGGSATITGTLLGVILLGIIGPALTFLGVSAYWEKALQGAIILVAVSFHALSQYRRKRSTEVALG from the coding sequence TTGAAGCGCCATACTCAGGAAATAGCGATTGCAGCAGCTAACGTTTTGCTGCTGTTACTGCTGGCGTTCACGGTGCAGGGATTCTTCACTGGGGAGAATCTTGCGGATCTGTTCCTGGCGAACATGCCGGTGATGTTGATTGCGCTGGGCATGACGGCCGTGATCGTTACAGCACAGATTGATATTTCGATTGGTTCCATCTTTGCGCTGTGCAGCATTGTTGCGGGTATTACGGCAAAGGCGGGTGCGCCTGCCCCCGTATTTCTTCTGGCGGCGATTCTTACCGGTGCCGCTTGCGGAGCGTTGAATGGTGCGCTGACCGCATGGGTTCGTATCCCTTCGATTGTCGTCACGCTGGGGACGATGGTGGCGTTGCGTGATGGTTTGCGATGGGCAACGCAGGGCGCTTGGGTGGGTGGATTGCCTGCATCGTTTGTGCGTTTCGGTTTGGCATCGCACACGTACACAGCGAGTGTTTTCATCCTTACCGCTTTGATGACTGCAGGATTCGCATGGGCGTTGCGCAATCTGCGTGTAGGGCGAGCGATCTTTGCAACGGGATCGAATGCGGCGGCCGCACAGCAGATGGGATTGAATACGCAGCGTGTTGTCTTCGGAGTCTTTGTCCTGACGGGCGCTTTGACAGGGCTTGCGGCCACGTTGAATGCAGTGCGATTCCAGCAGGTGCCGAGCAACAGCGGCCTCGGTATGGAGTTAAAGGTGATCGCGGCTGTAGCTGTTGGTGGTGCAGCGATTACTGGTGGATCAGCAACGATAACGGGAACGCTGCTCGGCGTTATTTTGCTCGGCATCATCGGTCCTGCGCTTACGTTCCTAGGTGTAAGCGCGTATTGGGAAAAGGCGTTGCAGGGCGCGATCATTCTTGTTGCCGTCAGTTTTCATGCGTTGAGCCAGTACCGCCGTAAGCGTTCCACGGAGGTGGCTCTTGGTTAA
- a CDS encoding RNA polymerase sigma factor: MSFLSSSPEGFFNPSATIVSAEKTAALQAEVLSLYDTLHSRLLRYSVSFGLSVPDSEDVLQEVFLALFRHLRAGRSRENLPGWVYRTTHNLSLKRRASVHAEQRVAVVEANAEMEVSDHQPGPEETVLFQERQHRLRAVVEALTETDRMCLLLRADGLRYREIASTLGISLGSVAASLARSFDRLQRMEQR; this comes from the coding sequence ATGTCTTTCCTGTCCAGCAGCCCTGAAGGTTTTTTCAACCCATCCGCGACAATAGTTTCGGCGGAGAAAACGGCTGCGCTGCAGGCAGAAGTACTTTCGCTTTACGACACGCTGCACAGCCGATTGCTGCGCTATTCCGTCTCGTTTGGTCTGTCTGTCCCAGATAGCGAAGATGTTCTTCAGGAAGTATTTCTTGCCCTCTTCCGTCACCTGCGTGCCGGACGTTCACGCGAAAATCTTCCCGGGTGGGTGTATCGCACCACACACAATCTCTCGTTGAAGCGACGCGCCAGCGTCCATGCCGAACAGAGGGTCGCTGTGGTGGAAGCCAACGCCGAAATGGAAGTCAGCGATCATCAACCCGGCCCTGAAGAAACGGTTCTCTTCCAGGAACGGCAGCATCGTCTTCGTGCAGTGGTGGAAGCGCTGACAGAGACAGACCGCATGTGTCTTCTACTGCGCGCAGATGGTTTGCGTTATCGTGAAATCGCATCCACACTGGGTATCTCACTGGGCAGTGTGGCAGCATCTTTGGCGCGATCATTTGATCGCCTGCAGAGGATGGAACAACGATGA
- a CDS encoding substrate-binding domain-containing protein: MVKRARLSVNEIALLIALLLEILFFAASAPSFATWGNFFEVLRFSVELGLLAVALTPILITGGIDLSVGSTIGITAVLFGVMTQSAHWHTGVAIVLSLLIGLVAGGINAALIAGLQLPPLIVTLGTYSLYRGIAEGITHGAVSFTGFSPAFLHFGQGYFLKVIPVQLPLFLLVVAAYWVLLHRSVIGRALYAIGFNAEGARYAGIPVRKRIALIYLLSGLVAALAGIIYVAHLGLAKSDLGTGYELQAIAAIVLGGTSVFGGRGTIFGSLLGLFFLSVLQNGMHLMALPSELNGVLTGVLLLLIVSADQLRRKKAPSETGATKRTPLIAVAVVALLAVGVFFAMRGKHGGSAQQLTVAVMPKAKGDPYFISARAGAEEAAKELHVNMIWDGPTSLDASQQNELVENWITRGVNAIVVAVENKGSISTVLRKAREHGIAVLTWDADAQTDARDYFLNQATPEGIGTALADEAALLLPQGGDFAIVTGALSAENQNDWIRNIKARVAAAHPNLRLATIQPSDDDRDKAFSATQTILKAYPQVKMVIAISAPAVPGAAEAVQQSGRSDVDVIGLSLPSICRTYIHRGTVQAIYLWNTKDLGYLTVYAGTMKAEGKIPANATSFHAGRLGDLTVQGSEIILGKPLKIDRGNVDQLQF, from the coding sequence TTGGTTAAGCGCGCGCGTCTCTCTGTGAATGAAATTGCATTGCTCATTGCGCTGCTATTGGAGATTCTCTTCTTCGCAGCATCCGCACCGAGTTTTGCGACATGGGGAAATTTCTTTGAAGTACTGCGCTTCTCTGTAGAGCTTGGGCTGCTGGCTGTTGCGCTGACGCCGATCCTGATTACGGGCGGCATTGATCTTTCGGTTGGTTCCACTATTGGCATCACGGCTGTTTTGTTTGGCGTGATGACACAAAGCGCGCACTGGCACACGGGTGTTGCGATTGTGTTGTCGCTACTGATCGGGCTCGTTGCGGGTGGCATCAATGCTGCGCTGATTGCAGGGCTGCAACTGCCGCCGCTCATCGTCACGCTGGGAACTTATTCGCTTTATCGCGGTATTGCGGAAGGTATTACGCATGGTGCTGTGAGCTTCACTGGCTTCTCGCCTGCGTTTCTGCACTTTGGACAGGGATATTTCCTTAAGGTGATTCCGGTACAACTGCCGCTGTTTTTGCTGGTGGTGGCAGCCTATTGGGTACTGCTTCATCGTTCCGTGATTGGCCGCGCGCTGTATGCAATCGGATTCAATGCAGAGGGCGCGCGCTATGCCGGTATTCCTGTACGCAAGCGGATTGCACTTATCTATCTCCTGTCCGGCTTGGTGGCGGCACTGGCGGGCATTATTTATGTTGCGCATCTTGGACTTGCGAAGTCAGACCTTGGCACCGGGTATGAGTTGCAGGCGATCGCAGCGATTGTTTTAGGTGGCACCAGCGTCTTTGGTGGCCGTGGCACCATTTTCGGATCGTTGTTGGGACTGTTCTTCCTGAGCGTGCTGCAGAACGGCATGCACCTGATGGCGTTGCCGAGCGAACTGAACGGTGTGTTGACCGGCGTGTTGCTGCTGCTGATTGTTTCGGCGGATCAGCTTCGCAGGAAGAAGGCACCATCGGAAACGGGAGCGACAAAACGTACGCCTCTGATTGCAGTTGCCGTGGTTGCGCTTCTGGCAGTCGGTGTCTTCTTTGCGATGCGTGGAAAACATGGCGGCAGTGCACAGCAACTCACTGTCGCTGTCATGCCGAAGGCGAAGGGCGATCCTTACTTCATTAGTGCACGTGCTGGGGCGGAAGAAGCGGCGAAAGAGCTGCATGTGAACATGATCTGGGACGGCCCTACAAGTCTGGATGCGTCACAGCAGAATGAGCTGGTTGAAAACTGGATTACGCGTGGCGTGAACGCGATTGTGGTTGCCGTTGAAAACAAGGGCAGCATCTCTACGGTCTTGCGTAAGGCGCGTGAACATGGGATCGCAGTGCTGACCTGGGATGCTGATGCGCAGACAGATGCGCGCGATTACTTTCTGAATCAGGCGACGCCGGAAGGCATCGGTACTGCACTTGCTGATGAAGCGGCGTTGTTGTTGCCCCAGGGAGGTGACTTCGCCATCGTCACGGGCGCGTTGAGTGCGGAGAACCAGAATGACTGGATTCGCAATATCAAAGCGCGTGTTGCAGCAGCGCATCCGAATCTGCGCTTGGCGACTATTCAGCCCAGCGATGATGATCGCGACAAAGCATTCAGCGCTACGCAAACGATTTTGAAGGCGTATCCGCAGGTGAAGATGGTGATCGCAATCTCTGCGCCTGCTGTCCCGGGAGCGGCTGAAGCGGTGCAGCAATCCGGCCGTTCGGATGTTGACGTGATCGGGCTTTCGCTCCCGAGCATCTGCCGTACGTACATTCATCGCGGCACGGTGCAGGCGATCTATCTGTGGAACACCAAGGACCTTGGCTATCTGACTGTCTATGCCGGAACGATGAAGGCGGAGGGGAAGATTCCGGCCAACGCTACGTCGTTCCATGCGGGACGCCTGGGCGATCTGACGGTGCAGGGAAGCGAGATCATTCTGGGCAAGCCGCTGAAGATCGATCGCGGTAATGTCGATCAGTTGCAGTTTTAA
- a CDS encoding beta-propeller fold lactonase family protein, which produces MRSSHSLLLSAGLLMVLTGCKSAPKTETASGPAPLTMDTAKGPRIYVTDEVSGELTVIDATTMTQLEQLKIGTRPRGIHAALDGKTVYIALSGTPIAGPGVDESTLPPSDHSKDGIGVFDVAQNKLVKIIPGGSDPENFDLSKDGKKIYVSNEDESAVSIIDIDSGKVEATMKMGAQPEGVKTSPDGTFVYVTSEETGTISVLDPVKKKITGTFKVGHRPRNVAFTADGKTAYINAENDASVVVVDVASHKMVKTIEMGTPGQVKPMFVLLSPDASKLYVSTGRGGKVAAIDTATNTVAGDVAVGKRPWGIALSPDGKMLYSANGPSNDVSAVDLATLTVKAKAPSGGSPWGLVVLP; this is translated from the coding sequence ATGCGCTCTTCGCATTCCCTTCTTCTCTCGGCAGGCCTTCTCATGGTTCTGACCGGCTGCAAATCTGCTCCGAAAACCGAAACAGCCTCTGGTCCCGCTCCGCTGACCATGGACACGGCGAAGGGGCCGCGTATCTATGTGACGGATGAAGTCTCCGGCGAACTGACAGTGATTGACGCGACCACCATGACGCAGCTGGAGCAGTTGAAGATTGGTACGCGTCCGCGCGGTATCCACGCTGCTCTCGACGGCAAGACGGTCTACATTGCGCTGAGCGGAACGCCTATTGCCGGCCCCGGCGTAGATGAGAGCACGCTGCCGCCCAGCGATCACTCGAAGGACGGTATTGGTGTTTTTGATGTGGCGCAGAACAAGCTGGTGAAGATCATCCCCGGTGGCAGCGATCCGGAGAACTTTGATCTGAGCAAGGACGGCAAGAAGATTTACGTCTCCAACGAGGACGAATCGGCTGTTTCCATCATCGACATTGATTCGGGCAAGGTCGAAGCCACGATGAAGATGGGTGCCCAGCCGGAAGGTGTAAAGACTTCGCCGGACGGTACGTTCGTTTACGTCACCAGCGAAGAGACGGGTACAATCTCCGTGCTGGATCCGGTGAAGAAGAAGATCACGGGCACCTTCAAGGTGGGCCACCGTCCGCGCAATGTTGCTTTCACTGCCGACGGCAAGACGGCATACATCAATGCTGAGAACGACGCTTCCGTGGTGGTTGTGGACGTTGCGTCGCACAAGATGGTGAAGACGATTGAGATGGGAACGCCAGGACAAGTAAAGCCCATGTTTGTGCTGCTGTCGCCGGATGCTTCCAAGCTTTACGTTTCCACAGGCCGCGGTGGCAAAGTTGCCGCCATTGATACGGCCACCAACACGGTTGCCGGTGACGTGGCAGTGGGCAAGCGTCCGTGGGGAATTGCGCTTTCGCCTGACGGCAAGATGCTGTATTCCGCCAATGGCCCATCGAACGACGTAAGCGCTGTTGATTTGGCTACACTTACGGTCAAAGCTAAGGCACCGTCCGGCGGCAGCCCGTGGGGACTGGTCGTTCTGCCGTAA
- a CDS encoding YncE family protein: protein MAIPARDSKHVCPHHLSATASFARRLSAAAIIAAFLVAGITVQAQDTPKSALLVISKREHALAIVDPSNLKVIAKVPVGDDPHEVTASSDGHTAYVSNYGSGAFHSLAVIDLVHHQALTAIDLGALTGPHGLTFVDGKVWFTAEGAKVMGRYDPAADKVDLVVGTGQNRTHMISVTPGGDHIITTNVSSGTVSLIDKESVRIPGPPPGMTPPPGAPRPPQSGPGARTDWNQTVVRVGNGSEGFDLSPDGREVWVANAQDGTISIIDRQSKSVVQTLQVNVAGANRLKFTPDGRRVLVSTLSGSDLTILDAHTRKVEKRIPIGHGAAGIVMQPDGKRAFVACSPDNYVAVIDLNQLTMTGKFAVGDEPDGMTWAARP from the coding sequence ATGGCGATTCCTGCAAGAGACTCAAAACACGTTTGCCCCCATCATCTCAGTGCAACCGCCAGCTTCGCCAGAAGACTGTCAGCAGCAGCCATCATCGCTGCTTTCCTCGTGGCCGGCATAACAGTGCAGGCGCAAGACACGCCCAAATCCGCCCTACTGGTCATCTCCAAACGCGAACATGCATTGGCCATCGTAGATCCCAGCAACCTGAAGGTGATCGCAAAGGTACCCGTCGGCGACGATCCACATGAAGTCACCGCCTCATCCGACGGCCACACAGCCTATGTTTCGAACTACGGTTCCGGAGCGTTTCACTCTCTGGCGGTGATTGATCTCGTGCATCATCAAGCTCTGACCGCCATCGATCTGGGAGCACTGACGGGACCGCATGGACTCACCTTTGTGGATGGCAAAGTATGGTTCACCGCTGAAGGCGCAAAGGTGATGGGCCGATACGACCCCGCTGCAGACAAAGTCGATCTCGTCGTGGGCACGGGACAAAACCGCACGCACATGATTTCAGTCACACCGGGCGGCGATCACATCATCACCACGAATGTCAGTTCCGGCACAGTCAGTCTCATCGACAAAGAGTCCGTCCGCATTCCCGGACCTCCGCCCGGCATGACTCCACCTCCGGGTGCTCCGCGACCTCCGCAGAGTGGCCCCGGAGCGCGTACCGACTGGAATCAAACCGTGGTGCGCGTAGGCAATGGCTCTGAGGGCTTCGACCTTTCACCTGACGGACGGGAGGTCTGGGTTGCCAATGCGCAGGATGGCACCATCTCCATCATCGACCGTCAGAGTAAAAGTGTGGTGCAAACCCTGCAGGTGAATGTTGCTGGAGCGAACCGACTGAAGTTCACACCGGACGGTCGTCGCGTTCTTGTTTCAACCCTGAGCGGCTCCGACCTAACCATTCTCGACGCACATACCCGCAAGGTGGAGAAGCGAATTCCCATAGGGCACGGCGCCGCAGGCATCGTGATGCAGCCGGACGGCAAGCGTGCGTTCGTCGCCTGCTCACCAGATAACTACGTCGCCGTCATCGATCTGAATCAACTCACAATGACAGGAAAGTTTGCAGTCGGCGACGAACCAGACGGAATGACATGGGCTGCCCGTCCTTAG
- a CDS encoding cytochrome c → MMRPTLTLSLLAATLTFAAGAHAQLSEAATHGKATFDAKCALCHNADSTDKKIGPGLKGLYARGTLADGTTKVTDATVTERIENGKVPMPPFKDQLKPEEIKELVEYLKTL, encoded by the coding sequence ATGATGCGACCGACCCTGACCCTTTCGCTCCTTGCCGCCACGCTGACCTTTGCCGCAGGCGCCCACGCTCAGTTGAGCGAGGCCGCCACTCACGGCAAGGCCACCTTCGATGCGAAGTGTGCCCTGTGCCACAACGCTGACAGCACCGACAAGAAGATCGGGCCGGGCCTGAAGGGGCTGTACGCACGCGGCACGCTGGCCGATGGCACCACCAAGGTCACCGATGCGACCGTTACGGAGCGCATTGAAAACGGCAAGGTCCCCATGCCGCCGTTCAAGGATCAATTGAAGCCGGAAGAGATCAAGGAACTGGTGGAGTATCTGAAGACGCTGTAA
- a CDS encoding zf-HC2 domain-containing protein, which translates to MTSPHISDETLLLMMDGELPESHAAAVAEHLEQCAECRQRRDAFTGLLAEVTVLEPQVAPPDTVREGMAQRIAVTAEARRPAWLSPRLMMKVAAVLLLGIGALAYRHFYALPRNAMVSYEETGPEPNHNITPGAVRNADLSELCIMPDDNLDPVVTPEKQRAVFEAYGLDDRASRAYQVDYLINPQLGGNDEFQNLWPEPYHATVWNAQAKDALETRLHGMVCSGQMTLEEAQRQIATDWIGAYKKTFHADRPVRVQAAIDSESKASDVK; encoded by the coding sequence ATGACCTCCCCTCACATTTCGGACGAGACACTCCTGCTGATGATGGATGGCGAGTTGCCCGAAAGTCATGCAGCCGCAGTCGCCGAACATCTGGAACAGTGCGCCGAATGTCGCCAGCGCCGCGATGCCTTTACCGGATTGCTCGCAGAAGTCACCGTGCTGGAACCGCAGGTCGCACCGCCGGATACCGTTCGCGAAGGCATGGCACAACGTATCGCGGTGACCGCAGAAGCACGCCGTCCCGCGTGGCTAAGTCCTCGGCTCATGATGAAGGTTGCCGCGGTTCTCCTGTTGGGCATCGGTGCGTTGGCCTATCGACACTTTTATGCACTGCCCCGCAACGCGATGGTTTCCTACGAGGAAACCGGCCCGGAACCGAACCACAACATCACACCCGGAGCGGTGCGAAACGCGGACTTATCGGAACTGTGCATCATGCCGGATGACAACCTGGATCCGGTTGTGACCCCGGAAAAACAGCGAGCGGTCTTTGAGGCTTATGGTCTGGATGATCGGGCCTCGCGCGCATACCAGGTGGACTACCTTATCAATCCCCAGCTTGGTGGCAATGACGAGTTTCAAAACCTGTGGCCGGAACCGTATCACGCTACAGTTTGGAACGCTCAGGCCAAAGACGCGCTGGAGACCCGCCTGCACGGCATGGTGTGCAGCGGCCAGATGACACTGGAAGAAGCACAGCGTCAGATTGCCACTGATTGGATCGGCGCTTACAAAAAGACCTTTCACGCGGATCGCCCGGTTCGCGTACAGGCAGCCATCGACTCTGAATCCAAAGCCAGCGACGTGAAATAG
- a CDS encoding TonB-dependent receptor, translating to MYRYQRSALLLAGLGLAQACVTATAQSSAGNLRLHVRDSSGAAISAKGTLYGPTGGHSQAVEAASDGSLQVSDLAPGRYTLELSQPGFAERRSTFVVRSGTTTTQDIILTVGGVNTTVDVIASTPIGALNVPLKDVPVPVQTLSAQTLLDTNAIDLTDAMKRRLNGVYVNENQNNPFQPDVNYRGYTASPLVGSPAGLSVYLDGVRQNQPFGDVVQWDLIPKVAISSMELIPGSNPLYGLNTLGGAIAVQTKDGIANQGFVISGYGGSFGRRAVDAEYGGNKGPWNWFAAGTLYHEDGWRTLSPSSVRQGFAKLGYAHGGTLVSLSGGYAINNLTGNGTQDFRAINRTTGLNHGYNSVYTIPDVTYQHQPFATLNVTQAVSSSVTINANAYVRYTRQNTTNGDANDDSFDQSLYTLSAGDKTALTNAGIPYPSTVQNASTVPFPYLRCIAQTLQKDEPYEKCTGVDTDTVTRQHAYGFSGVLNWNTTHNKLSVGAGFDRGGLTFQQTGQFGYLNADGISITRVNAFLDGTYTDDDGSVVDNRVNLHSTTTTPSFFVTDTFSLNKWVLNVGGRYNHTSINNVDRLPPASYRGTLTAVNNFQRFNPTAGIVYKASSLLNGYFNYGESSRAPTSTELGCADPDFPCSLPNALVSDPPLKQVVSRTYEFGFRGNPDGRYRWSAGYFHTNNYDDLLFVAAQATGYGYFQNFGKTRRQGVEASASAHLRKLDAGAEYTFLQATYQSSQTIEADSNSSNSNAKSGEKGVADGGLITIQPGNNIPQVPQQMFKLYADYHPLRKLGISADFNLIGSSYVRGNENNQHQADGVYYLGSGKSPGYGVVNLGSSYNITSHFQLFAQINNLLNRHYYTAGQLATTPYDANGNFVARPFTAYASGDYAVRNTTYLAPGAPIAVFGGLRVALGKR from the coding sequence ATGTACAGATATCAACGCTCCGCTCTTTTGCTCGCCGGGTTAGGTTTGGCCCAGGCATGCGTCACGGCTACGGCACAATCATCAGCCGGTAATCTTCGTCTTCACGTGCGTGACTCTTCGGGCGCCGCTATCTCTGCCAAAGGTACTCTTTACGGCCCCACCGGTGGACATTCGCAGGCGGTGGAGGCCGCCTCAGACGGATCGCTTCAGGTCAGTGATCTAGCTCCGGGCCGTTACACGCTGGAACTCTCGCAGCCGGGATTTGCGGAGCGGCGTAGCACCTTCGTTGTGAGGTCGGGAACGACTACTACACAGGACATCATCCTGACCGTGGGCGGTGTGAATACGACGGTGGATGTCATCGCGTCCACGCCGATTGGCGCCTTGAATGTGCCGCTGAAAGATGTGCCCGTGCCGGTGCAGACATTGTCCGCGCAGACGCTGCTCGACACGAATGCCATTGATCTGACCGATGCCATGAAGCGCCGCCTGAATGGTGTCTACGTGAACGAGAATCAGAACAATCCGTTCCAGCCCGATGTGAACTATCGCGGCTACACAGCGTCGCCGCTTGTGGGCTCGCCTGCCGGACTGTCTGTGTATCTCGATGGCGTCCGCCAGAATCAGCCCTTTGGCGACGTGGTGCAGTGGGATCTGATTCCGAAGGTCGCCATCAGCTCCATGGAGCTGATCCCCGGTTCGAATCCGTTGTACGGCCTGAACACGCTTGGCGGCGCCATTGCTGTGCAGACCAAGGACGGTATTGCGAACCAAGGCTTTGTCATCTCCGGTTACGGAGGCTCGTTCGGTCGTCGCGCAGTGGATGCGGAGTATGGCGGTAACAAGGGGCCTTGGAACTGGTTTGCTGCGGGCACGCTGTATCACGAAGATGGATGGCGTACTCTTTCGCCGTCCAGTGTGCGGCAGGGCTTTGCCAAGCTGGGTTATGCGCATGGCGGCACGCTGGTGTCACTGTCTGGCGGTTATGCTATCAACAATCTGACCGGCAATGGAACGCAGGATTTCCGCGCCATCAATCGCACCACGGGCCTGAATCATGGCTACAACAGCGTGTACACCATTCCCGACGTCACGTATCAGCACCAACCTTTCGCCACTCTGAATGTGACGCAGGCGGTCTCCAGTTCTGTAACGATTAACGCGAATGCTTACGTACGCTATACGCGGCAGAACACCACTAATGGCGATGCGAATGACGATAGCTTTGACCAGTCGTTGTATACGCTAAGCGCCGGTGACAAAACAGCGCTGACCAATGCGGGTATTCCTTATCCCAGCACCGTGCAAAATGCTTCGACGGTTCCATTTCCTTATCTCCGTTGCATCGCGCAGACTCTGCAAAAGGATGAACCATACGAGAAGTGCACCGGCGTGGACACAGATACCGTTACGCGACAGCATGCCTATGGCTTCAGCGGCGTACTGAACTGGAACACGACGCATAACAAGCTCTCCGTGGGCGCAGGCTTTGATCGAGGTGGGCTGACCTTTCAACAAACGGGTCAGTTCGGCTATCTGAATGCGGATGGCATTAGCATCACACGCGTAAACGCATTTCTGGATGGCACGTACACCGACGACGACGGCTCAGTAGTCGACAACCGTGTGAACCTGCACAGCACAACAACGACGCCTAGCTTCTTCGTGACCGATACCTTCAGTCTGAACAAGTGGGTGCTGAATGTTGGTGGACGCTACAACCACACGAGTATCAACAATGTGGATCGCCTGCCTCCTGCCAGTTATCGCGGCACGCTGACAGCGGTAAACAACTTCCAGCGCTTCAATCCGACTGCAGGCATTGTGTACAAGGCCAGCAGTTTGCTCAACGGCTACTTCAACTACGGCGAAAGCAGTCGTGCCCCAACATCTACGGAACTTGGTTGCGCCGATCCGGACTTCCCTTGCTCGCTGCCGAATGCGCTCGTAAGTGACCCGCCGTTGAAGCAGGTGGTGAGCCGTACTTATGAATTCGGCTTCCGTGGCAATCCTGATGGACGCTATCGCTGGTCCGCTGGATACTTTCACACCAACAACTACGATGACTTGTTGTTCGTGGCAGCACAGGCCACTGGTTATGGATACTTCCAGAACTTTGGCAAGACGCGTCGTCAAGGCGTGGAGGCATCCGCTTCAGCACATCTGCGTAAGCTGGATGCGGGTGCGGAATACACCTTCCTGCAGGCGACTTATCAGAGCTCGCAGACGATCGAAGCAGACAGCAACAGCAGCAACAGCAATGCAAAGAGCGGCGAAAAGGGCGTGGCGGATGGAGGATTAATTACCATCCAGCCAGGCAACAACATTCCGCAGGTGCCGCAGCAGATGTTCAAGCTCTACGCGGATTATCATCCGCTGCGGAAGCTGGGCATCAGCGCGGACTTCAACCTCATCGGCTCAAGCTATGTTCGCGGCAACGAGAACAATCAGCATCAGGCCGATGGCGTCTACTACCTGGGCAGCGGCAAGAGCCCTGGTTATGGCGTTGTGAACCTGGGCTCCAGCTACAACATCACCTCACACTTCCAGCTCTTTGCGCAGATCAACAACCTGTTGAACCGCCATTACTACACGGCGGGTCAGCTTGCCACCACGCCGTATGACGCGAATGGCAACTTCGTTGCGCGGCCTTTCACGGCGTATGCTTCGGGCGACTATGCCGTACGCAACACGACCTACCTTGCACCAGGAGCACCCATCGCTGTATTTGGCGGTTTGCGTGTAGCGCTGGGCAAACGCTGA